In Niallia sp. FSL W8-0635, one genomic interval encodes:
- the def gene encoding peptide deformylase yields the protein MAIKQIVMFPDPVLETPCEEVTVFDKKLAKLLNDMYDTMIEFDGVGLAAPQIGIPKRIAVVDIDDEMGTLELINPKLLEVNGSQVGPEGCLSFPGLFGDVERPYSIKVEAQNRKGKKYIIEAEEYLARAILHEMDHLDGVLFTSKVIRYLEEEELEGVEAND from the coding sequence GTGGCAATAAAACAAATTGTAATGTTCCCAGATCCGGTATTAGAAACACCGTGCGAGGAAGTTACAGTATTTGATAAAAAATTAGCAAAGCTATTAAACGATATGTATGATACGATGATTGAATTTGATGGAGTCGGACTTGCTGCTCCGCAAATTGGTATACCGAAACGTATTGCTGTAGTAGATATTGACGATGAAATGGGTACACTGGAATTAATTAACCCAAAATTATTAGAGGTAAACGGATCCCAAGTAGGACCAGAAGGCTGTTTGAGTTTCCCAGGATTATTTGGAGATGTCGAAAGGCCTTATTCCATAAAAGTGGAAGCACAAAATAGAAAAGGAAAAAAATATATAATAGAAGCAGAAGAATATTTAGCACGCGCGATTTTGCATGAAATGGATCACTTAGATGGAGTATTATTTACTTCAAAAGTAATTCGCTATCTAGAGGAAGAAGAGCTAGAAGGAGTGGAAGCAAATGACTAA
- a CDS encoding carbohydrate ABC transporter permease, with the protein METVPATNHVKQMKIKKTRNTSFAPWLFLAPHLIIFGVFFLIPIFFGIYISFTEWDLISSPTFVGLENYKELLLQSDSVFYEQLHNGLKNTFLFVLFTVPFCILVPLLLAAALNTKPTLWKVFQSLFYLPSLFAISAVIIIWGLMFNVTYGPINNIFNLETVWTGTQPYAWIALVAVTVWWTIGGNMIIYQAALNGIPKDYYEAADIDGASSFQKFIKITLPSMKGQILYTVVITTIAQFNVYGQPLMLTGGGPTDSTRVLLMDIQQNAFGSGQSIAGISSAMAVILGLCIMVVASLQFFFLRERKN; encoded by the coding sequence ATGGAAACTGTTCCCGCTACGAATCATGTGAAACAAATGAAAATAAAAAAGACTAGGAATACATCCTTTGCACCGTGGCTATTTTTAGCCCCTCATTTGATCATTTTTGGAGTGTTTTTTCTAATTCCGATTTTTTTTGGAATCTATATTTCTTTTACAGAATGGGATTTGATTAGTTCCCCGACCTTTGTTGGATTGGAAAATTATAAAGAATTATTACTTCAATCTGATTCCGTCTTTTATGAACAACTTCATAATGGTTTGAAAAACACCTTTTTATTTGTTCTATTTACTGTCCCATTTTGTATTCTTGTACCTCTCCTTCTTGCAGCTGCATTGAATACAAAACCTACACTATGGAAAGTATTTCAGTCTTTATTCTATTTACCATCGTTATTCGCGATTTCTGCAGTCATTATTATCTGGGGACTTATGTTTAATGTGACGTACGGTCCGATTAATAATATTTTCAATCTTGAAACAGTTTGGACTGGAACTCAGCCGTATGCATGGATTGCGCTGGTAGCCGTAACGGTATGGTGGACGATTGGTGGTAATATGATCATTTACCAAGCAGCGTTGAATGGAATTCCGAAAGATTATTATGAAGCAGCAGATATTGATGGTGCTTCATCTTTCCAGAAATTTATTAAAATCACCCTTCCGAGTATGAAAGGGCAAATTCTTTATACGGTTGTTATTACAACAATTGCTCAATTTAACGTCTATGGTCAACCATTAATGTTAACTGGTGGTGGCCCAACAGACTCAACGAGAGTGTTATTAATGGATATTCAGCAAAACGCCTTTGGTTCAGGTCAATCGATTGCTGGGATATCTTCTGCAATGGCTGTTATTCTTGGACTTTGCATAATGGTTGTTGCGTCATTACAATTCTTTTTCTTAAGAGAGAGAAAGAATTAA
- a CDS encoding carbohydrate ABC transporter permease gives MSSKRTNPLPKIIGFAFLLIMAVIWIIPLLWGVVTSFKSEIELQTVGFKFLPIEWVLTNYTTLLVDNTSTPLVRWFTNSVVISVSHTILVLIVVTLSAFAFSRLNFRGKNGLFAFLMATMMFPGVVNLIPLYKIIDVLGWVNSPIAMIVPGAAGVFNIFLVRQFMNNIPLEFDEAARMDGANDFQILGRVILPLIKPVLLVVSLFSFTGSWNDFLWPSIVFNDIEKMPITPGLQLLQGMYQAQPTLLMAGALVAIIPTFILYLFAQKYFLESMSLSAGVKG, from the coding sequence ATGAGCAGTAAAAGAACCAATCCACTACCTAAAATAATCGGGTTCGCCTTTTTGCTTATCATGGCTGTGATTTGGATTATTCCTTTATTATGGGGAGTTGTAACCTCCTTTAAATCAGAAATAGAACTGCAAACAGTTGGCTTTAAATTTCTTCCGATTGAATGGGTGCTTACCAATTACACCACATTATTAGTGGATAATACAAGTACACCATTGGTTCGTTGGTTTACAAATTCAGTTGTTATTTCTGTATCACACACAATATTAGTTTTAATTGTTGTTACATTATCTGCTTTTGCTTTTAGCAGATTAAATTTTAGAGGGAAAAATGGTTTGTTTGCCTTTTTAATGGCAACGATGATGTTTCCAGGAGTAGTAAATCTTATTCCTCTTTATAAAATCATCGATGTCCTTGGTTGGGTAAATTCACCGATTGCGATGATTGTACCTGGAGCAGCAGGGGTCTTTAATATCTTTCTCGTTAGACAATTTATGAATAATATTCCTCTCGAATTTGATGAGGCTGCTCGTATGGATGGTGCTAATGATTTTCAAATTTTAGGGAGAGTCATTTTGCCATTGATAAAACCGGTTCTTTTGGTTGTTTCCCTATTTTCTTTTACAGGATCGTGGAACGACTTCTTATGGCCATCCATTGTATTTAATGACATAGAAAAGATGCCAATCACACCAGGTCTTCAGTTATTACAAGGGATGTACCAAGCACAACCAACCTTATTAATGGCTGGGGCATTGGTTGCGATTATTCCAACGTTTATCTTGTATCTATTCGCACAGAAATATTTCTTGGAATCTATGTCCTTATCTGCTGGGGTGAAAGGTTAA
- the rsmB gene encoding 16S rRNA (cytosine(967)-C(5))-methyltransferase RsmB, whose amino-acid sequence MKKTRKNVREAALDILESIQKNQAYSNLLLNTTIKKNEIPSKDIGLLTEIVYGTLQRKMTLEFYLQPFINKGKKMEVWVHILLQMTLYQMVYLDRIPDHAAINEAVEIAKKRGHKGISGLVNAVLRTILRQGLPAFSEIPDEIERLAIETSHPRWLVKRWVEQLGIEDAKKMCEINLTAPMQTARVNTTKISVAECLSLLTEEGFFVEASEVIPEGIKVLKGNVAHSSAFEKGMLTIQDESSMIVAYALDVDKPYSVLDACAAPGGKSTHIAEKMNKEGKVLSIDLHEHKVKLIKQNADRLDLPSIETKVMDSRKLDSTLEKESFDRILLDAPCSGFGVMRRKPDMKYTKTEADVDRLQKIQLDLLASVSPLLKKGGLLVYSTCTIDKAENEEVVEKFLADNSQFERDVNLAERLPTELKQYTDGNELQVLPQYFGSDGFYIAALRKKV is encoded by the coding sequence ATGAAGAAAACTAGAAAAAATGTTCGGGAAGCAGCATTGGATATTTTGGAGAGCATTCAAAAAAATCAAGCGTACAGCAATCTCTTACTAAATACAACAATCAAAAAAAATGAGATTCCATCAAAGGATATTGGTTTATTAACAGAAATCGTATATGGAACCCTTCAACGAAAAATGACGCTTGAATTTTATCTACAGCCTTTTATTAATAAAGGAAAGAAAATGGAAGTTTGGGTGCATATTCTCTTACAGATGACGCTGTATCAAATGGTATATTTGGATCGCATTCCTGATCATGCTGCGATTAATGAAGCGGTAGAAATTGCGAAAAAAAGGGGCCATAAAGGCATTAGCGGCCTTGTAAATGCTGTTTTACGCACTATTCTTAGACAGGGCTTACCAGCTTTTAGTGAGATTCCAGATGAAATAGAGCGCCTTGCTATTGAAACAAGTCATCCACGCTGGCTTGTAAAAAGATGGGTGGAGCAGCTTGGGATAGAAGATGCAAAGAAGATGTGTGAAATTAATTTAACAGCACCCATGCAAACAGCTAGGGTAAATACAACGAAAATCTCTGTCGCAGAATGCTTATCCCTTTTAACAGAAGAAGGCTTCTTCGTTGAAGCGAGTGAGGTAATTCCAGAAGGAATCAAGGTATTAAAAGGTAATGTAGCCCATTCATCTGCTTTTGAAAAAGGAATGTTAACAATTCAAGATGAAAGCTCGATGATTGTTGCTTATGCTTTAGATGTAGACAAGCCGTATTCCGTATTAGATGCTTGCGCCGCACCAGGTGGTAAATCAACACATATTGCAGAGAAAATGAATAAGGAAGGAAAAGTCCTTTCCATTGATCTTCATGAGCATAAAGTAAAGCTGATTAAGCAAAATGCAGATCGCTTAGATTTACCAAGCATTGAAACAAAAGTAATGGATTCAAGGAAGTTAGATAGTACCTTAGAAAAAGAAAGCTTTGACCGTATTCTACTTGATGCTCCTTGTTCAGGATTTGGAGTAATGAGAAGAAAACCGGACATGAAATATACGAAAACGGAGGCAGACGTTGATCGCCTGCAGAAAATCCAATTAGATTTATTAGCTTCTGTTTCACCTCTCTTAAAAAAAGGTGGATTATTAGTATATAGTACATGTACGATTGATAAAGCAGAAAATGAAGAAGTGGTTGAAAAGTTCTTGGCGGATAATTCACAGTTTGAAAGAGACGTAAACTTAGCGGAACGATTGCCGACCGAATTGAAACAATATACAGATGGAAATGAATTACAGGTATTACCGCAATATTTTGGCTCCGATGGCTTTTATATTGCAGCATTAAGAAAGAAGGTGTAA
- a CDS encoding extracellular solute-binding protein has protein sequence MGAKRKLWKYVGVIGLSIGILAGCGDSGASGSAKNEITFWNPFTGPDGKNMQAMVNEYNKTNPEYKIKNVSLKETDMYTKIPTIVNSKKNIPDLTIVHAERIKQFKDNDMLTSYNDLLTDFPEINGDNYVDEAWKIGEIDSERYSVPLDIHTFGMYYNKDLVDKYLPTALDDNIVTFDEIKQVGEQAQKDKIRALGVTWLKPNFLSLYAQNGGELTEDGIQPTLVNQAAKDTFNLWRDYVKAGYTTKDGEDPTQMFLTGKVVFLPEGIWMQNQVKESKVNWGLTNAPQLSDDLSKAVNWSSSHQFIMLKDDSRSEEKAKGVVEFLDWVRDNSMEWAKSGQNPATLSLLDNEEYKAMPQSFLLATPEQQATLKIFDYKYNGYVSELLDSKAGDVVFSKVETDKALEDMEKEISAKVAKDNSNK, from the coding sequence GTGGGGGCAAAGAGAAAGCTTTGGAAGTATGTTGGTGTGATCGGACTCTCAATCGGTATTTTAGCAGGCTGTGGAGATTCAGGAGCAAGTGGTAGTGCCAAAAATGAAATTACGTTTTGGAATCCATTCACAGGGCCAGATGGAAAAAACATGCAGGCTATGGTGAATGAATACAATAAGACAAATCCTGAATACAAAATCAAAAACGTTTCCTTAAAAGAAACGGATATGTATACGAAGATTCCAACGATTGTAAATTCGAAAAAGAATATTCCAGATTTAACAATCGTCCATGCAGAAAGAATTAAACAGTTCAAAGATAATGATATGTTAACTTCTTATAATGATTTACTTACAGATTTTCCAGAAATTAATGGCGATAATTATGTAGATGAGGCTTGGAAGATTGGAGAAATAGATTCAGAGCGTTATAGTGTTCCATTAGATATTCATACATTCGGAATGTACTACAACAAAGATTTAGTAGATAAGTATTTGCCAACAGCATTGGATGATAATATTGTAACATTTGACGAGATTAAACAGGTTGGAGAGCAAGCACAAAAAGATAAAATTAGAGCATTAGGAGTAACATGGTTAAAACCTAATTTCTTGTCCCTGTATGCTCAAAATGGTGGGGAGTTAACAGAAGATGGCATTCAACCAACTTTAGTTAACCAAGCAGCGAAAGATACCTTTAATTTATGGAGAGATTATGTGAAGGCTGGCTATACAACGAAGGATGGCGAAGATCCAACACAAATGTTCTTAACTGGAAAAGTTGTATTTCTTCCTGAAGGTATTTGGATGCAAAACCAAGTTAAAGAGTCGAAGGTAAATTGGGGATTAACAAATGCTCCACAATTATCAGATGACTTATCTAAAGCAGTGAACTGGTCCTCCTCTCACCAATTTATCATGTTGAAGGATGATTCTCGTAGTGAAGAAAAAGCAAAAGGTGTCGTTGAGTTTTTAGATTGGGTTCGTGATAATTCAATGGAATGGGCAAAATCCGGCCAAAATCCAGCAACACTTTCTCTTTTAGACAATGAAGAATATAAAGCAATGCCACAATCATTCCTTTTAGCAACACCAGAACAACAAGCAACATTAAAAATCTTTGACTACAAATACAATGGCTATGTTTCTGAATTACTTGATTCTAAAGCTGGCGATGTCGTATTCTCCAAAGTAGAAACTGACAAAGCATTAGAGGATATGGAAAAAGAAATTTCTGCTAAGGTAGCAAAAGATAATTCAAATAAATAA
- a CDS encoding glycoside hydrolase family 2 protein, producing the protein MNELHPNPQFHRAEWVSLDGEWKFAFDDKKVGEKEKWYASFPESTTINVPFTYETKASGINQQEHHETVWYERTITIDDIQKHPIVHFEGVDYEAFIYVNGHLVTIHQGGYHGFSVDVADYVTTGENKLTVKVKDSKDCAQPRGKQRWHDENFGCWYVQTTGIWKSVWLEFVNEAHLNHAKITPVFDEQEVVIEVETKDIPLTAEGYKVVASIQFNGKVINELTANIVDNAAQLKGSVLERLDPWTMKVWSPENPNLYDLTLKLYYQDVLLDEVQSYFGMRKISIEGNRILLNNRELYQRLILDQGYWEESDLTPPSVAALEEDIDKVLELGYNGVRKHQKVEDSRFLYLADKKGLLVWLEVGSTFGFSDKAVRNFTNEWLEIVKQNYNHPSVITWVPFNESWGVGNIHHDKQQQAFTESIYHLTKAYDSNRPVITNDGWEHTISDIITLHDYEEFGALLASRYEDNEKLLSNAIQFNKGFYAFADGYTYKGQPILISEFGGIAFQTEEGWGYGNQVKDEEAFFSRFEDIHHAVQDLDYVCGYCYTQLTDVQQEVNGLLTIDRKPKVSVERVRQVNTRRL; encoded by the coding sequence ATGAATGAATTACATCCAAATCCTCAATTCCACAGAGCGGAATGGGTTTCACTAGACGGAGAATGGAAATTTGCTTTTGATGATAAAAAAGTAGGGGAGAAGGAGAAGTGGTATGCATCTTTTCCAGAGAGTACAACCATAAATGTGCCGTTCACCTATGAAACGAAAGCAAGTGGAATTAATCAGCAAGAACATCACGAAACGGTTTGGTATGAAAGAACGATTACAATCGATGATATACAAAAGCATCCGATTGTTCATTTTGAAGGAGTGGATTATGAGGCGTTTATCTATGTAAATGGTCATCTCGTAACAATCCATCAAGGAGGTTACCATGGTTTTTCTGTAGATGTAGCTGACTATGTGACAACTGGCGAGAATAAACTGACTGTTAAAGTCAAAGATTCAAAGGATTGTGCACAACCAAGAGGAAAACAACGCTGGCATGATGAGAATTTTGGCTGCTGGTATGTTCAGACAACGGGAATTTGGAAATCCGTTTGGCTAGAATTTGTAAATGAAGCTCACTTAAATCATGCGAAAATTACGCCAGTATTTGATGAGCAAGAGGTAGTGATTGAAGTAGAAACAAAGGATATCCCGCTTACAGCTGAAGGATATAAAGTAGTGGCATCTATCCAATTTAATGGCAAAGTAATCAATGAATTAACGGCTAATATCGTGGATAATGCTGCCCAACTTAAAGGAAGTGTATTAGAAAGACTGGATCCATGGACAATGAAGGTTTGGAGTCCGGAAAATCCTAATCTATATGATTTGACGCTTAAATTGTACTACCAAGATGTATTGCTTGATGAAGTTCAATCCTATTTTGGAATGCGGAAAATATCTATTGAAGGAAATAGAATCCTTCTTAATAATAGAGAGCTATATCAACGCTTAATTTTAGACCAAGGCTACTGGGAAGAATCAGATTTAACGCCTCCGAGTGTTGCGGCGTTAGAAGAAGATATCGATAAAGTATTAGAATTGGGATATAACGGGGTTCGGAAGCACCAAAAAGTAGAGGACAGCAGATTTTTATATTTAGCGGATAAAAAAGGTCTTCTTGTCTGGCTAGAAGTTGGTTCAACGTTTGGATTTAGTGACAAAGCAGTTCGTAATTTTACCAATGAATGGTTGGAAATTGTGAAGCAAAATTATAATCATCCGAGTGTGATTACATGGGTACCGTTTAATGAATCATGGGGGGTTGGCAATATCCATCATGACAAGCAACAACAAGCTTTTACAGAAAGCATCTATCATTTAACAAAGGCGTATGACAGCAATCGCCCTGTTATCACAAATGACGGCTGGGAACATACTATTTCCGATATTATCACATTGCATGACTATGAAGAATTTGGAGCACTTCTTGCAAGTAGATATGAAGATAACGAAAAATTACTGTCGAATGCCATCCAGTTTAATAAAGGTTTCTATGCCTTTGCAGATGGTTACACGTATAAAGGTCAACCGATTCTTATTTCTGAATTTGGCGGAATCGCTTTTCAAACAGAGGAAGGTTGGGGCTATGGGAATCAAGTAAAGGATGAAGAAGCGTTTTTTAGTCGTTTTGAAGACATCCATCATGCGGTTCAAGATTTAGATTACGTATGTGGTTATTGTTATACACAACTAACCGATGTACAACAAGAAGTAAATGGCTTGCTTACAATCGATAGAAAACCAAAAGTTTCTGTTGAGAGAGTAAGACAAGTAAATACTCGAAGATTATAA
- a CDS encoding glycoside hydrolase family 2 protein, translated as MTRQEYPRPQFVRDQWINLNGTWQFQFDDENVGEKEQYFNKETLDKEIQVPFVYQSELSGIGERTIHEYVWYKREAVIPQDPTKRTILHFGAVDYYSKVYVNGQFVGDHEGGHTSFSFDITNYLAEEKQSIAVKVYDPLKDETIPRGKQFWEEEPRAIWYTNSTGIWQTVWVEQVNKEHIDKVRFTSDFDRGVVWMDLSLNEETEISKASYYVNYKMIFKDTLIAEDRIRMNNIAEKRAVDIIQNKIFRTNFHDGGYTWSPEHPNLFDVTIELCDENGTVLDKVESYFGYRKVHTENGMVYLNNKPYYQKLVLDQGYWPEGLLTAPKAEDYIKDIKFAKEMGFNGCRKHQKTEDPLFLHYADTLGFLVWGECASAPVYTKEAATRLMKEWMEIVERDYNHPSIITWVPLNESWGIPDIHFDKTQQHFSTTMYHMLHAIDGTRLVISNDGWEATVTDICAIHNYGHGNADEKTKYQYFKESISTVENLLTHAHSKWEVYAENHSHQGEPILLTEFGGIAFKMGDQSGWGYTSVENAEDYVTEYRKIMEAVFQSKGLWGYCYTQLTDVEQEINGILTYDRVPKCDLAKIKELNNLFFPERLAVNGRMAK; from the coding sequence ATGACGAGACAAGAGTACCCGCGCCCTCAGTTTGTGCGTGATCAGTGGATTAACTTAAATGGAACATGGCAATTTCAGTTTGATGATGAGAATGTTGGAGAAAAAGAGCAGTATTTTAATAAAGAAACACTTGATAAAGAAATTCAAGTACCATTTGTTTACCAATCTGAGCTAAGCGGTATTGGGGAAAGAACGATTCATGAATATGTATGGTATAAGAGAGAGGCAGTTATTCCTCAGGATCCCACAAAAAGAACGATTTTGCATTTTGGGGCGGTCGACTACTATTCGAAGGTCTATGTAAATGGACAATTCGTGGGAGACCATGAAGGCGGACATACTTCGTTTTCATTTGATATTACGAATTATTTAGCAGAAGAAAAACAAAGTATTGCTGTTAAGGTCTATGATCCTTTAAAAGATGAAACAATCCCAAGGGGCAAACAGTTTTGGGAAGAGGAACCACGGGCAATCTGGTATACGAATTCTACAGGAATTTGGCAAACAGTTTGGGTGGAACAAGTAAATAAAGAACATATTGATAAAGTTCGATTTACATCAGATTTTGACCGCGGAGTCGTATGGATGGATTTATCGTTAAATGAAGAAACAGAAATATCAAAAGCCTCTTATTATGTGAACTATAAAATGATATTTAAGGATACTTTGATTGCAGAAGACCGAATTAGAATGAATAATATAGCTGAAAAACGGGCAGTAGACATTATTCAAAATAAAATCTTCCGTACGAATTTCCATGATGGTGGCTACACTTGGTCACCAGAACATCCGAATTTATTTGATGTTACGATCGAGCTTTGTGATGAAAATGGAACCGTTTTAGATAAAGTGGAGTCCTATTTTGGCTATCGAAAAGTTCATACGGAAAATGGCATGGTCTATTTAAATAATAAACCATATTATCAGAAACTTGTGTTGGATCAAGGTTATTGGCCAGAGGGACTGTTAACTGCGCCGAAAGCAGAAGACTATATAAAGGATATAAAATTTGCAAAAGAAATGGGATTTAATGGCTGTAGAAAGCATCAAAAAACAGAAGATCCTTTATTCTTGCATTATGCAGATACATTAGGTTTCTTAGTATGGGGAGAATGCGCATCAGCTCCTGTTTATACGAAAGAAGCCGCGACAAGATTAATGAAGGAATGGATGGAAATTGTGGAGAGAGATTATAATCATCCTTCCATTATCACTTGGGTACCTCTAAATGAAAGCTGGGGGATTCCAGATATTCATTTTGATAAAACACAGCAGCATTTTTCAACAACTATGTATCATATGCTCCATGCAATTGATGGCACACGACTAGTAATCTCTAATGATGGATGGGAAGCGACCGTTACTGATATTTGTGCGATCCATAATTACGGGCATGGAAATGCAGATGAAAAGACGAAATATCAATATTTCAAGGAGTCCATTTCAACTGTTGAAAATTTACTTACTCATGCTCATAGTAAATGGGAAGTGTATGCAGAAAATCATTCCCATCAAGGAGAACCAATTCTTTTAACAGAATTCGGAGGTATCGCATTTAAAATGGGCGATCAAAGCGGTTGGGGCTACACGTCCGTAGAGAACGCCGAAGATTATGTAACAGAATACCGCAAAATCATGGAAGCAGTTTTCCAATCAAAAGGACTATGGGGCTATTGCTATACACAGCTAACAGATGTCGAACAAGAAATTAATGGTATTCTAACATATGATCGCGTACCAAAATGCGACTTAGCGAAAATTAAAGAGCTTAATAATCTATTTTTCCCAGAGCGATTGGCGGTTAATGGGAGAATGGCTAAGTAG
- the fmt gene encoding methionyl-tRNA formyltransferase yields the protein MTKVVFMGTPDFSVPVLQRLLEEKYDVIAVVTQPDRPVGRKKVLTPPPVKVEALKHNIPVYQPEKIRQSEELKTIISLNPDIIVTAAFGQILPKELLDAPKFGCVNVHASLLPELRGGAPIHYSILQGKEKTGITIMYMAEKLDAGDIISVAEVKIEEEDTVGTLHDKLSVVGSDLLAETLPKLLAGEITPIPQKDEEATFAPNLKRSDEKIDWSTSGEEVYNKIRGLNPWPVAFTLYQGNVMKVWAGKKVTKTIDAAPGTIVEITNQGPIVATGNDTYIQLTEVQPAGKKKMDIGQFLRGAGSKMQVNEILGVTNEEN from the coding sequence ATGACTAAAGTAGTGTTTATGGGAACTCCGGACTTTTCTGTTCCTGTATTACAAAGATTATTAGAAGAAAAGTATGATGTGATTGCAGTTGTTACCCAGCCTGATCGTCCTGTTGGCAGAAAAAAAGTGCTCACACCTCCTCCAGTAAAGGTGGAAGCGTTAAAGCATAATATTCCTGTCTATCAACCTGAAAAGATTCGTCAATCAGAAGAGCTGAAAACGATTATTTCTCTAAACCCAGATATTATTGTGACAGCGGCTTTTGGACAAATTTTACCAAAAGAATTATTAGATGCACCGAAATTTGGATGTGTAAATGTCCATGCATCTCTACTTCCAGAATTAAGAGGCGGAGCTCCTATTCATTATAGTATCTTACAGGGTAAAGAGAAAACGGGGATTACAATCATGTATATGGCAGAGAAATTAGATGCTGGGGACATTATCTCCGTTGCCGAAGTGAAAATTGAAGAAGAAGATACGGTAGGAACACTTCATGATAAATTAAGTGTTGTTGGAAGTGATTTATTAGCCGAAACTTTGCCTAAACTGTTAGCAGGAGAAATTACTCCTATACCTCAAAAGGACGAGGAGGCAACGTTTGCGCCAAATCTAAAACGTTCAGATGAGAAAATTGATTGGTCTACTTCTGGTGAAGAAGTTTATAACAAAATTCGTGGGTTAAATCCGTGGCCAGTAGCCTTTACCCTATATCAAGGGAATGTGATGAAAGTATGGGCAGGAAAGAAAGTCACGAAAACGATAGATGCGGCTCCTGGAACCATTGTAGAAATTACAAATCAAGGACCAATTGTCGCAACAGGAAATGACACCTATATTCAATTAACAGAAGTGCAACCAGCAGGGAAGAAGAAAATGGACATTGGCCAATTTTTACGTGGTGCTGGTAGCAAGATGCAAGTAAATGAGATATTAGGAGTAACAAATGAAGAAAACTAG
- a CDS encoding ArsR/SmtB family transcription factor: MQIQISKDYFHIYQALASETRIEIIEILAKNNMNISDLAKQLGISAAIVTRHIQKLEEAGIVKSERIPGKSGLQKIVYLAIDNIEIHFPRKIFKEYLLHQTDLKIGHYTDFSAKPTCGIATEKEIIGKADDPKYFMDSQRVDAQLLWLSQGYVEYKIPNLLGPNEIPEMVEISLELASEFPISNNVWPSDITFYLNNVEIGTYTVPGNFSDVRGRYTPKWWNDKFSQYGLLKTIRVNKMDTGIDGEPFSSVTINDLQLENSPFLTLKIAVKEDSERVGGMTLFGEHFGNHKQNIQIGIYYLEKEN; the protein is encoded by the coding sequence ATGCAAATACAAATATCAAAGGATTATTTTCATATTTATCAAGCCCTTGCTAGTGAAACTAGAATAGAAATCATAGAAATTCTCGCAAAAAACAACATGAATATATCTGATTTAGCAAAACAATTAGGCATAAGCGCCGCCATCGTTACCCGTCATATTCAAAAGCTAGAAGAAGCAGGGATTGTTAAATCGGAACGAATCCCTGGTAAATCAGGACTGCAAAAAATAGTTTATTTAGCGATAGACAATATTGAAATTCATTTTCCAAGAAAAATATTTAAAGAATATTTACTTCACCAGACCGATTTAAAAATTGGTCATTATACTGATTTTTCCGCTAAGCCTACCTGTGGCATTGCGACAGAAAAAGAAATCATCGGGAAAGCGGATGACCCGAAATATTTTATGGATAGCCAAAGAGTGGATGCACAGCTATTATGGTTATCCCAAGGTTATGTAGAGTACAAAATCCCAAATTTACTAGGACCAAATGAAATTCCAGAAATGGTAGAAATCAGTCTAGAGCTTGCATCTGAGTTTCCAATCTCTAATAATGTTTGGCCAAGTGATATAACGTTTTACTTAAATAACGTGGAGATTGGCACCTACACTGTGCCTGGAAACTTCTCTGATGTGAGAGGTCGCTATACGCCAAAATGGTGGAATGATAAATTTAGTCAGTACGGCCTTTTAAAAACGATCAGGGTAAATAAAATGGATACAGGTATTGATGGGGAGCCATTTTCTAGTGTCACGATTAATGATTTACAATTAGAGAACTCCCCCTTTCTCACTTTGAAAATTGCGGTTAAAGAAGATTCAGAAAGAGTTGGTGGGATGACTTTATTTGGGGAACATTTTGGAAACCATAAGCAAAATATACAGATTGGGATTTATTATTTGGAGAAGGAAAATTAA